The Primulina huaijiensis isolate GDHJ02 chromosome 10, ASM1229523v2, whole genome shotgun sequence region CACATGGTCTGCAACCAGGGAGGAACAGCTGCAATAATTCAGCGTTTACATTTGATCGTTAACAAACAGCTGGGCTTACCTTATGCCTTCAAACATGGCAGCAGTGCAGAGACTGGCAAATGTTCTACAGATTCCGATTTTGCTGACAGGGATCAAGTTTCTGAAGGGGCTTCCTCCCCTGTAAATGATGTTTGCAGGCTTGAGCAAGAAGGTATGCAGAACCTTGCGGAGTGCAGACTATATTTTGTATGTGTATGTTTTCTTGTTTGTTGGGTTTTATCTCAGTAATTGTTTCATTTGTTACGCTTTTTATTCCCTTAGGTGCAGGAATATCTAATGCTTCTCATCCAATGGAGTTGAATAAGAATGGCGATAATTTTATCCGAGGACATATATGCATGAGACCTCTTTTCAACAGCATGGCGTTGCAGCAGTATATTCTTCTCTGCTCCCAGGTATTTTTCAATCATGTTTGCATGCAGAAGTTGCTTGATATGACACTACTGCTCACAATATCAGCTGGATAAACTGATAATTGTAATAAATTAAACCCCCTGAATTCTATCCCGGTGAAtgatcaaatgcttgaatatagaCCATAAAAGCCAAAAAAAATGCTAATGCTACAAGTGTAGTACACATTGTTGATCTGATCGAGCATTCAAAATCTAATTGTCACCATAAATATCACGACTGTCAGAAGAGAGAGAATGTCATTACTTTTGTTGATACATGTAATGGAAATCTTTGGTTTGTGCGAAATTTGCAGTTATGATCATGCAGAAATATTTTTCTCCTTGTTGTCATTCTCTATTTTCAGTGTCATTACCATTGTGATATGGTACcgttaaaaattcaaatttcattcATCCATGTTATTTTACTAATCACTCCCCGTGACCCATTACGCCGCCCTGATGAAATCTTGGGTCTCCCCTGGGGACACCATACCCTATTTGTTATGAGCTGTGATATCTGATACGATGAGGTCAATGCAGGAGGAGGCGGGTTTCAGAGACAAACCGGGGAAACATAGAGATCATTATCATACATGCTATGTTCTAAGCGGATTATCCATCTGCCATTATATTGGAATACAAAATGCCGACTCTCCACCTCTTCCAAGGGATATTTTGGGACCTTATTCCAATCTAGTGGAACCTGTTCACCCTCTGTATAACATAGTGCTAGATAAATACTATGAAGCACACGAGTTCTTTGTGAGATCACAAATATAAGGATTTTGGTTTATCATCCGCTGCTTTCTTCAGTTCTGTTCAGTATTTGATTGACATGGTAGTCGATAAAAATGTATCAGTGAGTGCAACAGTTCGAAGTGGAGAGCCGTCCCAGATATTAAACATAAATGAGGCGTAGTTCTCATTTAgtctttttgttttgaattgGATTTTTGACGAATTTTATTAAGATAACATATGCCATCAGCTTATCCAACCCTGCAAAGTGTGCATGAACTTTGACAAACGAATAATATATTTCAACATAATCCTCCATGTGTTTTTGTGCAGCACTCTTCTTTGTAAAATGTAAGCTTCTCTCGATCCCGTTAACTTCCGATCCCAATTGATTAAACTACTAAATGTGCCTGCCAAGTggtttctaaaaataaaaattttcaaaccaTTAATAGATTAGCTTCAGATTGATATACATCGTTCTCAAGTGTGACCTCCAAAAGTTGTCATCCCGCCAACATCCAAAAGAGTTATCATACACAAGATTAAACTTCACTGTTTAACTAACAATGAGTCTCTATATCTTGATTTATCCTTTACACTACCCATCTTTCCTGAGTGTTGGATTGACAAATCCCCGGGCGATTCATTCCCGGACCCTCCCATTCCACTCCTTTGAATTCTGTCATGGATCATAGGATTAAACTCAACCTGTAAAGTTCTGTACAATATATATGGTAACAGAGTAGAGACAACGACAAGAAGGGTTGCCAGCCAGTAGAATGGACTAGGGGCACAGGCTTCAACGAGAACTCGGAATGCAGTTGTAGATACTACAGGAGAAAGCGAACCATATATGACTAAAAAAATGTACCAAAAGGCAATGCTGCCCCAGATGAAGAAGTGTTGAATCCATGTAAAGTAGTTGATAGATAGGGCCATTTGACAGTTCACCGTCCAAACCACACATGTATACATAAGAACACCGAgaacttcaaaatcaacaacGCTGCCATCTCTACGAAAGGCTTGATGTAGGATAGAGTTAGTTGTGAAGAAGAAGATAATCATGGAACTAATGATACCATTTAGCATCCAACCAAGTATGCGCGGCCAACTGAAGAGAATATCATGAACTCCCTCTTCGTATAATTGAGGATGCTGTCAAACATAGGAATGGGTATGTATTGTTATCTTAATCTTGGCCATGGggaaaagatatttttttagcGTTTAATTTAGCTTGTTTACCTTCAGACACAGTCGTGCGGAAACATCCTGGTCAAAAACACCAAGAGCAATCACAGGGAGTGAAGTGAAGAAAACGTTGTAGAATGACATGTACCAATCATTATAGGCAGGTTGGCCGGAGAAGGAAGCCCGAGCCTCAAACCAGAATAGGGTGAACCCAAAGGCAATGTTCTTGTAAAAGAAGTAGCATATCTGTGTTTACCGCGGCAAGAGGAGAATTACAAAAGTCGTCAGTGAAAACAATTACTGATAATGTTTCTTGTCCTGTTTTCACTGGTAATGTTTCTTGTCCCACAGAATCGCAGgcatattttatttatggtgGGTTATGCTTGTGATATTAGGACGAGTATACAAGAAATAAACACCCCTAAATTTCACGAGTCCTCAATTCTAAGATCCACAGACATGACTAAAATCATGACGagtaaataaacaagaaaattggTGTACCATCATAGATATTCGTCTGTAGCACCAGTGGCCATGAACCAACAACAGGCGTTCCAAGAAACAGAACTGCGCTACCGTAAAATCACTCGACATTGCAGCctaaattacaaatttatataAACATCAGACGAGTTTTTCCTTGCTTGTTTTATGGAAAAGTATATTTTCCTTACGTGAATACAATGCTAAAAATTGTTCTTCCAATCAGAGATTAAAAAAGTGATGAGAAAGTAAAGTAGACCAGGAGACAGAAAGTTTGTTTTCAACTTTAGTCCTAAAAAAGTTAACTTAGTTCAGCACATTCAATTCTACTTCTACCAAGCGAACATGCACATGTTACTTAATCCCTAACTTGAAACAAGAGGTAGgtctaaacaataaaaaattatacaagtTGATATTACACATTAACGCCATAAATGAAAGGGAACCAGACACGTCaatatttaaatgcatattcagtattatttttaactGGTAAAACCTGCATGTATTGAACAGACAAAACACTACATTAATTAGACAAAAACTTAAACAGAATAGCATTTGATTGACTAGGACTACCAAATGGCAATGTTGACAATAAAAATAGATGCAGATATTACCTGCATTCCTTCAACGCCGCTGATGCCAACCCCAATATCAGCTTCTTGAAGCATGCCTACATCATTTGCCCCATCACCAATTGCTAGTGTTGTTTTACCTGTACCCTTTTTAACCAACCTTGTAACCTGAATATCTTCAAACAGTAGTGTTACTTTAATTTGCTGCAACCAGATCTACTATATTGAATGATATAAAAggaaaaaacattaaaataattacaaattaGTAGAAGAAAGATACATACAAGGGCTTTCTGTTTAGGTGTGGAGCGACAGCATATAACAGATGCACAATGAACCGCTAGATCCAAAAATGCCCCCTCCAGATTCGAGCTGAGAGCAAAAGATAATGACTTTCCATCAATTATCAGACCAAAGGTAGTCGAACTGCCTCCCGAACATAGCTGAGATTTTCCTTTCCTAATTTGCTCTGTAATGCTTTCACTCGAAGCCTAAGATAACCAGATCCATTAAAAGATGTAATATTAAAAAACTGACAGCGtggagtaaaaaaaaaacaaccacTACCTTCGTAGCTTCATTCTCGTCCCCTTGTTTTTCTAGATCACTAATTTCTGGGGAGTCTAAAGTGATCACAATCTGCTTCATGTCCTCTCTCAGCAAGCCACAAGCATATCTACAGGAAGGTAGTAATAGGGTGATCACACAATGCCCAATTATCATAGATGAAGCAGTGAGAAAGGAGAAACCAAACGATTCAAGTAATTGAGGTGGTGACTGACCCAATATTTATTGCTGTCTCCATCTTATCTCCTGTTATGACCCAAATCTTGATTCCTGCATTTGCAAGTTTCTCGATGCATTGTGGAACCTACATTGCATAGAAGAATAAGATCATTCATTAACAGgattaatgaatttttatatccCGGAAAATATAAGAGCCTCCACTTAATGCTAAATGAATTTCAACGCAAACCATGAAATTTACttcacaatttttatttttatttttatttttttttaaaaaaaagtatccCATTTGATACTGACCCCATTTTGTAGCTTGTCCTCGACTGCAGTAGCTCCAAGGAGAATTAAGTCTCTTTCAATCTTATCAGTGGCTGCATCCACCAATGCACCTCTATCAGCATTTACAGATGCCTTGGCATCCAGAAACTCTTCTTCCCATGACCTAAACTCATCTTCACTAAGTTCACGGTATGCAACGACCAGAGTTCGTAAACCTGCTTCAGCATATCTTTTGATATGTTCCCTTGTCTTAGCTTCAAAATCTTTTGCTTTTCTAGAGAGCCGTTCAAACATTGCACTGCATCAAAAATACCAGCGTAAATGCAAATACATAAAGACTGTCGGTCCCGAATTCTAAACAAGACATGTTCGAAAGCATTGCTCTTAGAAGAGAAACCTGTCTGCACCCTTGGAGAGGAGCAGTAACTGATTTTCAGCATTCTTAACGATCACAGACATCCTTTTTCTGGCACTACTGAACTCTAAGACGTGAAGAAGCTCATAGGACCTGGAAGTAACAGATAAATGCAACTAAATTCGTGAAAAATGAAACAAGGAGGCATGTTCAAACAAATTGATAAACAAATATAGTCAGAAAAGATGATATAtatctctgtgtgtgtgtgtgtgcgtgtgcgtgtgtgtgtgtgcacgcTCTACCATTCCTGAATAAATTATATGTTGATCTTATCTTCAATTTCTAGGCTCAAGACcacattgaaaaaaaaatgaagaaaatctAAGTTTCTTCCCCAATTCTGAATCCCGGAAGAGACAAAATTAAGTAATTTGGCCAGAAGATGATTGAGCCAGTTTCCATGAGCAATTGCCATACAAAAAAGGGCAGGCCCTCATTTATCTTGACGGTCTGTAACACATGGTTAACGCTTCAGTTTCAtgattaattttgatttttatggcTCAAGGCCACGTAAGTTGTAGACACAAATCCCAGGACACTAGGGACCCGCCGTACAGGGACgtcacaaattaaaaaaaaaagttgaattttCATGTATGATATAACTCTAGTATCTCCCCACTAATTGCGAGTCTTAGACCCCTATGACAGAATAAGTAATTTAGCCAGAATATGATAGAGCTAATTTCCACAAGCAATTTCCCTACAAAAACAGTAGTCAGCAGGTTCCTCGTTCATCTTGATGGTTTGAATGTAAAAGTAGTTACTATCTTCATAATGACGCAAGAACTCTATGACTCGACGGCCACGGGTCTAATAAAGACGCACCTGTCAGTTTTTCTGCCTTTTCCATAATCTAGTTCATGCAAAGAGATACTAGATTGGGTTCTTTCGAAGAACTCAAAGCCAAGCTCTCTAGCAGCAATAACAAAGGCAGCTTCATCTGGCGACTCAGCTTCGTAATCAATTTCACCAGTTTCTTGATTCACCTCGGGAATGGCTGTATGGCAGAGTGCTAGCACTCTAAAGAACTTTTGTATCACATCTGCATGAGGCTCATTAACCCATCCACCATTCATAATGCGGTCATCTTTGAAATTGAAACCTTTTATTGATTTTCCCAAATCTGTGACGTCATCAGTAGACATTTGTATATTGGAGGAAGAATTTGTGATGTTATGCTTTGCATCAACTTTTCTCTTCGCTAGGGCTCTTTCTACCTCTGTCACACCGAGGCCATATGCTGTGCCAGCTATTGAGCATTTAACAAAATCCATTGAGTTGCACGTCAAAGTACCCGTTTTATCAGAAAGGATAGTATCTACTTGTCCAAGTTCCTCATTCAAATTAGAAGTCCTTGCGTGCGCTAGGTTGTCGGTTTCCTCATAATACATATCTTGATCCTGATTTATAAATATGCCCTGTAGAACTTTTACCATCTCAATAGATACATACAGGGATATTGGTATCAGATATCCATACAACATAAGCCCagtcaagaaatgaaaaaaagcAGCCAGTGCCGCTCGTTTCGGATCATAAAACACGGTGGTATGTTCTGGTTGGAGATACCATCTCTGCACTTTTCCATCATGAATGTCATTCTTGGTTGTGATTCCAAAAAAGAAAGATCCCATAAAAGATACTGAAACCAATAGACTAAAAAGGATGTACACTATCTTatccatttttctctcaatcTTACTCCTCTTAGAAGGAGGATCTATAGCATTCTGCATGACTTTAGTGTCATGACCAGTAAACACAACCGCACCGTACACGTACTCAGTATTTCGAAGTTTAGAATCTCGCACAAGAATCTGTTGCAGAGAAAGGGGATGCTGCAGACCATCGTACCACATGGTTCCGATGAATGAATAAAGATCCTCGTTTGGgtcctcacacttaataattGCCTTGAATTTTTTATAGTAGTCATCATCACGCAAGGAGGATGTAACATCAAGAGCATGCTTCACCTTGAGATTAGTCTCTCCATCTAAATTTGTTGTCTCAACATAACAAATCCCGTCCTCATAGCTTGATGAAATAAGAAGCAGATCTGCAGGGAAATATTCATCCTTGTACACCTTTACAAGATTGCCAACTCGTAAATTCTTCCATCTGGTATCTTGAAAAGTATTGCTTCTATCATAAACTTTGACCTTGCGGTTATTGGCCTCTATatcctaaaaaaattattcgcacttacataaattgaaaatataaggAGGGTGGGGAATGAAGCAGCAACCAGTACAtcaaaatctctaataaaacgAAATTGAGCCACAGAattttcatcataaatcatCCACCAACAAAGGATTTTTTTAATGTCCAAACCTATAAAAGTGTGATAATGGGCACATGATGATCAAACGGTTTGGGAATCTTAACTTCATCAGTCACAGAAGCATTAGTTTACTGTGACATACAGAATATGAATTCTGATGAGCTGAAATGCATGGTTAAGAAGCTGCAATCCCGTGCATATAACTTACTCAATCAAACCTTGTCATCTTAACAGTTTTTTAGTTCAATGAACGCAGCTGATTTTCTATAAAAAGTAATGTCGATTAGGTTAAAATAatgtaacaatttttttaagagGAAATTATGGCCAGTAGACCTACGgtgtgttttgtttttaaaaatagctcTCCCCCTGTGATAGGACCTTTTAAAAAATGcccctttttttatttttcaaattgtttGATATAAAGGCTGCTTCAGCATAAAAGAAATGCATACGAATATATTAACATTTTGAAAACTGTACAACCGGAAAGGTGCATCAACATCAGTATCACAACTTTATTACAGATATTGAAATATAACAAATTTATTCAAGAGGAAGAAGCCTAGACAGATACCACCATGGGTAGATGTTAAGACCAATAATGGAAAAGAAATCAATTCGAGGATGCACAAAATGTATTTCACAACCCCGTTACAAATCAAAAGTTAAAAACCATGAATCGTACAAGGTTCTCTTTATTATCTTTAAATATGTTGTTGCTAAGGAGTCACTTCTTGTAGGCTTCATGTGAAACCGACATATCTCCATTTACCAATAACAGTGTAATAGACACCTACAGAGGGCATTAATCCAAGTATCCAATTTCTCAGGACACATTCCTTGATCTTGTCTCGACTAGATTTCAGATGCTTCTAGTGGTATATGATTCATGCATTCCCATAAATATATACTAAGAAACCTTAACATAATCACACATGAAAAGATAGATATTTAAGAAAGCACGCATGTGAAAAATCAAAAACCAAAACCTTCAACGTCCTCAGAACataaaaaaagaattaaaatgtATACCTGTTTCATACGCCTCCAATCTTCCAAGGCTTCTTTCGCCATTGTCACTCCAATTACCACGACCAAAGGTGCAAGAATACTTGTAGCACTGTAAGGTGCTAACGGACTAAAAGATACACAAGCTACagcaagaaaatatatatttgcaacCCTCCTGAACTGCTCAAACAATGacttgggaaaaaaattaaaggcGGTGTACTTTGTCGTAGAAACATAATTACTCCTGTACCTAAGCTGGAGCTGCTCTGGATTATCAGGATCATTACAATACACAACCCTGGAATAACCCTTTCCCCCAATTTGACTATGCTCGTCTCTAAACTTAGATTTGAGACATGAAAATGAGTAAAGCCTGCTAAAACGAATCCCTTTTCCACTACCACCAGCCATTTTCCTTAAGTCACGCATATTTCATTTCCACCACCAAATCCTCAAAAACCCGAAACAAAAAAATCACTTCGTATCAATACAACAACAAGAAATGCCACAAAACTGCTAAGAAACCCACATTAACTACAGTAACAGCCAATCAGCAACTGCTCCATTGCCGATGCATGGCATATTCTAAGCATTCTGCCACTaccaaaaagggaaaaaaaatcccATTACAGTCGGAGCTCTGGGAGAGAGATGAAGACAAACAAACAACAAATAAATGCGAACAAAGCTGAGCTGCGTAGAAAACCCACAGAACCCTATAACACAAGTTTTCTCCCACCAAATACTTTACTCTTTAAGCAAGCTCCAGATATCTCTTGCTTCCGCCATTGGATCACGAACATATGCTACGAAATTCGCAAATAGATTCCGCGTAAACGAGAAAGAAACATCAATCCAATTGTGTGAAAACCCAAGTAGAACTTAGAAGCATAGCTAGCATCTACTTGAGGCACAGGTTAGTTCAGCTACTTTTCAAGTGCACAGACAGAAGCAATGGTAAGAGTAGATTCGTAGttggtttaattaattaatcatacaAATCCACCTGCAAACTTCTAGTCTCCTCCTATGGGAAtacaatttttcttattttattttaataaaaaaaatagttgtttatattttattacaagtgtggtgaaaaagtaaaaatttacggtaaaaattaaaaatctcaaaccctcaaaattatcacactacacactttataatatttttctctcaactcaattgtgattttcttcacgaatgagagatctatttatagaaaaatttcacaaataatccaaaaataaattacatcattaccttcatcatcacacacaaatctcaatattcaacacctaattttacctaattttcaacattcaaatattcaagacacacattttaaatattatttttcaactctcccctttgtgatgatgatcataatgattgtcttcattacgtgtttttatactgtctcgttaaaaaccttactaggaaaaacccattaggataaaaaccatagtaagggaaaaagagtgaagtcacgtaaactccccctcatgttgacacgaacaattcttcacagatttcgtagattgcgcatcctaatattatatatatgctttctgaatattgtcataggaagtgcctttgtgaagagatctggtgagttttcacttgattgaatgtgacgaacatcaatacatttattcttcccaagctccttggtgaatgcgaagaacttaggaggaatatgtttagttctgtcactttttatgtatccttctttcatttgagcaacacatgcagcattatcttcatatagtatcacaggcttctcgtcgaatgataatccgcatgagatttgtatatgttgggtcattgattttaaccacacacattcacggcttgcttcatgtagtgcagtAATCTcgacatgatttgatgaagttgttacgagcgtttgtttctgtgaacgccaagaaattgcattgcctccacgagtaaatacaaatacagtttgggaacgtgccttgtgtggatcagataagtatccagcatcagtataaccaattatacttggattagcatcttttgaatacaaaagtcccaagtctgtcgttcttCGTAGATAACggattatatgtttaattccgttccactgtctctttgttggatatgagctaaatcttgccaataaatctacggcaaaagatatatcaagccttgtacaatttgtaagatacataagggcaccgatagcacctaaatatggtacttctgga contains the following coding sequences:
- the LOC140986122 gene encoding probable phospholipid-transporting ATPase 8; this translates as MRDLRKMAGGSGKGIRFSRLYSFSCLKSKFRDEHSQIGGKGYSRVVYCNDPDNPEQLQLRYRSNYVSTTKYTAFNFFPKSLFEQFRRVANIYFLAVACVSFSPLAPYSATSILAPLVVVIGVTMAKEALEDWRRMKQDIEANNRKVKVYDRSNTFQDTRWKNLRVGNLVKVYKDEYFPADLLLISSSYEDGICYVETTNLDGETNLKVKHALDVTSSLRDDDYYKKFKAIIKCEDPNEDLYSFIGTMWYDGLQHPLSLQQILVRDSKLRNTEYVYGAVVFTGHDTKVMQNAIDPPSKRSKIERKMDKIVYILFSLLVSVSFMGSFFFGITTKNDIHDGKVQRWYLQPEHTTVFYDPKRAALAAFFHFLTGLMLYGYLIPISLYVSIEMVKVLQGIFINQDQDMYYEETDNLAHARTSNLNEELGQVDTILSDKTGTLTCNSMDFVKCSIAGTAYGLGVTEVERALAKRKVDAKHNITNSSSNIQMSTDDVTDLGKSIKGFNFKDDRIMNGGWVNEPHADVIQKFFRVLALCHTAIPEVNQETGEIDYEAESPDEAAFVIAARELGFEFFERTQSSISLHELDYGKGRKTDRSYELLHVLEFSSARKRMSVIVKNAENQLLLLSKGADSAMFERLSRKAKDFEAKTREHIKRYAEAGLRTLVVAYRELSEDEFRSWEEEFLDAKASVNADRGALVDAATDKIERDLILLGATAVEDKLQNGVPQCIEKLANAGIKIWVITGDKMETAINIGYACGLLREDMKQIVITLDSPEISDLEKQGDENEATKASSESITEQIRKGKSQLCSGGSSTTFGLIIDGKSLSFALSSNLEGAFLDLAVHCASVICCRSTPKQKALVTRLVKKGTGKTTLAIGDGANDVGMLQEADIGVGISGVEGMQAAMSSDFTVAQFCFLERLLLVHGHWCYRRISMMICYFFYKNIAFGFTLFWFEARASFSGQPAYNDWYMSFYNVFFTSLPVIALGVFDQDVSARLCLKHPQLYEEGVHDILFSWPRILGWMLNGIISSMIIFFFTTNSILHQAFRRDGSVVDFEVLGVLMYTCVVWTVNCQMALSINYFTWIQHFFIWGSIAFWYIFLVIYGSLSPVVSTTAFRVLVEACAPSPFYWLATLLVVVSTLLPYILYRTLQVEFNPMIHDRIQRSGMGGSGNESPGDLSIQHSGKMGSVKDKSRYRDSLLVKQ